Proteins encoded within one genomic window of Halorussus salilacus:
- a CDS encoding metallophosphoesterase codes for MSLVEPVPGEPAAVAEVGSERALVVADFHAGVEAALRAEGVSLDSRADERRERLFSLVERVAPDRVIFLGDLMHAIGDPGGAERGEIEVLLERLDERGVAATLVKGNHDGAIESWVDCEVTDGDGIRLGDVGFAHGHTWPAPEVLSAAVVCVGHEHPAVRLTDEVGGSRVERVWLRGPLAREAFAERAASVRAGAELVVFPAFNDLAGATWVNVEGQGFLAPFLPEASPSAEAYLLDGTRLGEYPAV; via the coding sequence ATGAGCCTCGTCGAGCCCGTTCCCGGCGAACCCGCCGCGGTCGCCGAGGTCGGGTCCGAGCGCGCGCTCGTCGTCGCCGACTTCCACGCGGGCGTCGAGGCGGCGCTGCGCGCGGAGGGCGTCTCGCTCGACAGCCGCGCCGACGAGCGCCGCGAGCGGCTGTTCTCGCTCGTGGAGCGCGTCGCCCCCGACCGCGTGATCTTCCTGGGCGACCTGATGCACGCTATCGGCGACCCCGGCGGGGCCGAGCGCGGCGAGATAGAGGTCCTGCTCGAACGCCTCGACGAGCGCGGCGTGGCCGCCACGCTCGTCAAGGGCAACCACGACGGGGCCATCGAGTCGTGGGTCGACTGCGAGGTGACCGACGGCGACGGAATCCGACTCGGCGACGTGGGGTTCGCCCACGGCCACACATGGCCCGCGCCGGAGGTCCTCTCCGCGGCGGTGGTCTGCGTCGGCCACGAGCACCCCGCGGTCCGACTGACGGACGAGGTCGGCGGGAGCCGCGTCGAGCGCGTCTGGCTCCGGGGGCCGCTCGCGCGCGAGGCGTTCGCCGAGCGCGCCGCGAGCGTCCGGGCGGGAGCGGAACTCGTCGTCTTCCCGGCGTTCAACGACCTCGCGGGCGCGACGTGGGTCAACGTCGAGGGCCAGGGGTTCCTCGCGCCGTTCCTCCCGGAGGCGTCCCCCTCGGCGGAGGCGTACCTGCTCGACGGGACGCGGCTGGGGGAGTACCCAGCGGTCTGA
- a CDS encoding DUF6141 family protein, whose protein sequence is METEVLFRETQTYRQPWLWGLLALRPALTLVGLARGTRTRADAARELASFLGVALLLGTTRLTTEVRDDGVYLKFEPFHRSFRRIPLEDIEEFEAAGYSPLRYGGWGFRWTPSSVAYTVSGRSGVVFDRTNGRSVYVGSDRPDELLAAVQEATNRTV, encoded by the coding sequence ATGGAGACCGAAGTCCTGTTCCGCGAGACCCAGACCTACCGCCAGCCGTGGCTCTGGGGCCTGCTCGCCCTGCGACCCGCGCTGACCCTCGTCGGCCTCGCCCGCGGGACGCGAACGCGGGCCGACGCGGCCCGCGAACTCGCGTCGTTCCTCGGGGTCGCGCTCCTGCTCGGGACGACCCGGCTCACGACCGAGGTCCGCGACGACGGCGTCTACCTCAAGTTCGAGCCGTTCCACCGGTCGTTCCGTCGGATTCCCTTGGAGGACATCGAGGAGTTCGAGGCCGCGGGCTACAGCCCGCTCCGGTACGGCGGTTGGGGGTTCCGCTGGACCCCGAGTAGCGTCGCCTACACCGTGAGCGGCCGGAGCGGCGTCGTCTTCGACCGGACGAACGGGCGGTCGGTGTACGTGGGCTCGGACCGCCCCGACGAACTCCTCGCGGCGGTTCAGGAGGCGACGAACCGGACTGTCTGA